In the bacterium genome, one interval contains:
- a CDS encoding multiheme c-type cytochrome: MPRRLVRPAAGSARAAAIASVLATLLAAPGAGGAGVAPADPHVFMRDPARCTDCHETAPQRGRDDHLSVTFKDTIVNLCSTCHQDEHHREEHPVEIRPEGAVPDDLHLDSTYTVTCATCHDPHGPAEADRPYLPQTLLERVATLARPGRRYPTRFLRRSNAYGELCLACHPAGPVTADGESLRSGAPVFADYVGSAKCAECHRAIFEQWRLTLHATNFRDATKDPKAIRGVFTDGDTQPFPKGQVLRSVGEHWTQRYLVQGKKELMVVPDTWSIQTGAWVREGSFNRPWLKYCAGCHVTGLNPFDGSSFELGTGCEGCHGPGRRHAESTDQTEIVNPGVLVETRRDMICESCHTAGHDRSGNFRYPVGYRPGEDLMRYYRGLVPKPGQDVSNYTGDNTYEDRHRQFLYAISRMNILTGATCDVCSVGRQPTADQEGKNPEYRLSPDEMCGTCHLEIKKDQRAHADHAPEAAGCIDCHVPALDATRTRYSIHDHKFQFGPPKPEHIAGGDPCQGCHERRRVKAKGPGKALARH, encoded by the coding sequence ATGCCGCGCAGGCTCGTGAGGCCCGCCGCGGGGTCCGCCCGCGCGGCAGCGATCGCCAGCGTCCTGGCGACTCTGCTTGCCGCTCCGGGCGCCGGCGGCGCAGGCGTCGCGCCGGCGGACCCGCACGTCTTCATGCGGGACCCGGCGCGCTGCACCGACTGCCACGAGACGGCGCCGCAGCGGGGCCGCGACGACCACCTCTCGGTGACCTTCAAGGACACGATCGTCAACCTCTGCAGCACCTGCCACCAGGACGAGCACCACCGCGAGGAGCACCCGGTGGAGATCCGCCCGGAAGGCGCCGTACCCGACGACCTGCACCTGGACAGCACGTACACCGTCACCTGCGCGACCTGCCACGACCCGCACGGTCCGGCCGAGGCGGACCGGCCGTACCTGCCGCAGACCCTGCTCGAGCGGGTCGCCACGCTCGCGCGCCCGGGACGGCGCTACCCGACGCGGTTCCTGCGCCGCTCGAACGCCTACGGCGAGTTGTGCTTGGCCTGCCACCCGGCGGGGCCCGTCACGGCGGACGGCGAGTCGCTGCGCTCGGGCGCGCCCGTCTTTGCGGACTACGTCGGCTCCGCGAAGTGCGCCGAGTGCCACCGCGCGATCTTCGAGCAGTGGCGGCTCACGCTGCACGCGACCAACTTCCGTGACGCGACGAAGGACCCGAAGGCCATCCGCGGCGTCTTCACCGACGGCGACACCCAGCCCTTCCCGAAGGGGCAGGTGCTGCGCTCGGTCGGCGAGCACTGGACGCAGCGCTACCTGGTGCAGGGCAAGAAGGAGCTGATGGTTGTGCCCGACACCTGGTCGATCCAGACGGGCGCCTGGGTGCGGGAGGGCTCGTTCAACCGCCCGTGGCTCAAGTACTGCGCCGGGTGCCACGTCACGGGGCTCAACCCGTTCGACGGCAGCTCCTTCGAGCTGGGCACCGGCTGCGAGGGGTGCCACGGGCCGGGCCGGCGCCACGCCGAGAGCACCGACCAGACGGAGATCGTCAACCCGGGCGTCCTCGTCGAGACGCGGCGCGACATGATCTGCGAGTCCTGCCACACCGCGGGCCACGACCGCAGCGGCAATTTCCGCTACCCGGTGGGGTACCGCCCCGGCGAGGACCTGATGCGCTACTACCGCGGCCTCGTCCCCAAGCCGGGACAGGACGTCTCGAACTACACGGGCGACAACACGTACGAGGACCGGCACCGGCAGTTCCTCTACGCGATCTCGCGCATGAACATCCTGACCGGGGCGACCTGCGACGTCTGCTCCGTGGGCCGCCAGCCCACGGCGGACCAGGAGGGGAAGAACCCGGAGTACCGCCTGTCGCCGGACGAGATGTGCGGCACCTGCCACCTCGAGATCAAGAAGGACCAGCGGGCGCACGCCGACCACGCGCCGGAGGCGGCCGGCTGCATCGACTGCCACGTGCCCGCGCTGGACGCGACGCGCACGCGCTACAGCATCCACGACCACAAGTTCCAGTTCGGCCCGCCGAAGCCCGAGCACATCGCCGGGGGCGACCCCTGCCAGGGGTGCCACGAGCGGCGGCGGGTGAAGGCGAAGGGCCCGGGCAAGGCGCTCGCCAGGCACTGA